The following coding sequences lie in one Gemmatimonadota bacterium genomic window:
- a CDS encoding CTP synthase gives IAVVGKYTALVDAYKSVNEALIHGGIANDVGVAIEWLLSEDFEEGKGVERLAHYDGLLIPGGFGVRGVEGMLEAIQWARNNELPFFGICLGLQCAVIEYARNVCGLERSHSSEFHRETADPVICLMDSQRQLTELGGTMRLGAYPCRLRPGSRAHQIYGALEISERHRHRYEVNNAYRDLLAEYGLRFSGLSPDGILVEILELPEHPWFLGCQFHPELKSRPTRPHPLFAAFVRAAMEHRDAGAGRPAPRFEPVEVAD, from the coding sequence GGATTGCCGTGGTGGGGAAGTACACGGCTCTGGTGGATGCCTACAAGTCCGTCAACGAGGCGCTCATCCACGGCGGCATCGCGAACGACGTCGGGGTCGCGATCGAATGGCTGCTGAGTGAGGACTTCGAGGAGGGCAAGGGCGTCGAGCGCCTGGCGCACTACGACGGGCTGCTGATCCCTGGCGGTTTCGGCGTGCGCGGCGTCGAGGGAATGCTGGAAGCGATCCAGTGGGCGCGCAACAACGAGCTGCCGTTCTTCGGCATCTGCCTGGGGCTGCAGTGCGCGGTCATCGAGTACGCTCGAAACGTTTGCGGCCTCGAGCGCTCGCACTCCTCCGAGTTCCACCGGGAAACGGCCGACCCGGTGATCTGCCTCATGGACTCGCAACGGCAGTTGACCGAGCTGGGCGGCACGATGCGCCTGGGTGCGTACCCCTGCCGGCTGCGGCCGGGCTCGCGGGCGCACCAGATCTATGGTGCGCTCGAGATCAGCGAACGCCACCGGCACCGCTACGAGGTGAACAATGCCTACCGCGACCTGCTGGCGGAGTACGGATTGCGCTTCAGCGGCCTCTCGCCGGACGGCATCCTAGTGGAGATCCTCGAGCTGCCAGAGCACCCCTGGTTCTTAGGGTGTCAGTTCCACCCCGAGCTGAAGTCGCGGCCCACGCGGCCACACCCGCTGTTCGCGGCCTTCGTGCGCGCCGCCATGGAGCATCGCGATGCCGGCGCAGGGCGCCCGGCGCCCCGCTTCGAACCCGTTGAGGTGGCGGATTGA
- the kdsA gene encoding 3-deoxy-8-phosphooctulonate synthase — protein sequence MSGSVADLFQAGAPFFLIAGPCVLEDDELNLAVARALAELAAELSLPVIFKASFDKANRSHPDSPRGPGLERGLEQLEWVRRESGLPVLTDVHEAGQAAPAAEVCDALQIPAFLCRQTDLIAAAAATGRPLNLKKGQWLAPEGMAGAVAKARQAGCQAVVLTERGTFFGYGDLVVDMRSFDRLRAIAGGAPVLFDGTHSVQRPGRDEGRTGGDGRFSSLLVRAAVAAGADGLFLEVHPAPERAPSDGRNMLPLAALRPLIEQVLALRSALAGAAWQAAGAPLRA from the coding sequence TTGAGCGGCAGCGTCGCAGATCTGTTCCAGGCCGGTGCGCCCTTCTTCCTCATCGCGGGGCCCTGCGTGCTGGAGGACGACGAGCTGAACCTGGCCGTGGCCCGGGCACTGGCGGAGCTGGCGGCCGAGCTCTCCCTGCCCGTCATCTTCAAGGCGTCCTTTGACAAGGCGAACCGCAGCCACCCCGATTCTCCGCGGGGGCCGGGCCTCGAGCGGGGGCTGGAGCAGCTCGAGTGGGTGCGGCGGGAGAGTGGGCTCCCCGTGCTCACGGACGTGCACGAGGCCGGGCAGGCCGCGCCCGCCGCGGAAGTCTGTGATGCCCTGCAGATTCCGGCGTTTCTCTGCCGGCAGACGGACCTGATCGCCGCGGCGGCCGCGACCGGGCGGCCGCTGAATCTGAAGAAGGGGCAGTGGCTGGCGCCGGAAGGAATGGCCGGGGCGGTGGCCAAAGCGCGCCAGGCCGGCTGCCAGGCAGTCGTCCTCACGGAGCGGGGCACGTTCTTCGGCTACGGCGACCTGGTGGTCGACATGCGATCGTTCGACCGGCTGCGCGCGATTGCGGGCGGCGCGCCGGTGCTCTTCGACGGCACGCATTCCGTGCAGCGGCCGGGTCGGGACGAGGGGCGTACCGGCGGCGACGGGCGCTTTTCGTCTTTACTGGTTCGGGCGGCCGTCGCCGCCGGTGCCGACGGGTTGTTCCTCGAAGTGCACCCCGCACCGGAGCGGGCGCCTTCCGATGGCCGGAACATGCTCCCACTCGCGGCGCTCAGGCCCTTAATCGAGCAGGTGCTGGCGCTCAGGTCGGCCCTGGCCGGCGCGGCCTGGCAGGCGGCAGGAGCGCCCCTGCGTGCCTGA